The candidate division WOR-3 bacterium genome includes a window with the following:
- a CDS encoding ribokinase, whose product MKNERAKICVVGSFMTDLVFRVKRLPKTGESMAGDGFGLFLGGKGFNQALAAHRLGAEVVMVGKVGKDYFGELFLKKMKEEGMRTDFVAVDPEAHTGVACPMVDSAGQNAIIGVAGANLRLEEEQVAMAKEEIERADALMLQFEIPYRVSFQAATFARNSGGLVFLDPAPFHKIELPIREPVDYIVPNEIEAAELAGGMAIDDWAALELKSGRRAVIISVGADGALVYDEKGKRRFAPFKVDVVDSTGAGDAFRAGLVVSLAEGRSLDEAVRFANACGAIACTVLGAEPSMPRREQVELLLKEQEGGYALD is encoded by the coding sequence ATGAAAAATGAGCGGGCAAAGATTTGCGTCGTCGGCTCGTTTATGACCGATTTGGTTTTTCGGGTCAAGCGGTTGCCCAAGACCGGGGAGTCGATGGCAGGCGATGGGTTCGGACTTTTCCTTGGCGGCAAAGGGTTCAATCAGGCGCTTGCGGCACACCGGCTCGGTGCCGAGGTGGTGATGGTGGGCAAGGTGGGTAAGGACTACTTTGGCGAGTTGTTTCTGAAAAAGATGAAGGAGGAGGGGATGAGAACCGATTTTGTGGCGGTGGACCCGGAGGCGCATACCGGCGTTGCCTGCCCGATGGTTGACAGCGCGGGGCAGAATGCGATTATCGGCGTTGCCGGTGCCAACCTCCGGCTGGAAGAGGAACAGGTGGCGATGGCAAAAGAGGAAATTGAGAGGGCAGATGCGCTGATGCTGCAGTTTGAGATTCCCTATCGGGTTTCGTTTCAGGCGGCAACATTCGCCCGTAATTCCGGGGGGTTGGTATTTCTTGACCCGGCGCCGTTTCACAAGATTGAGCTGCCAATCCGGGAACCGGTGGATTACATCGTGCCCAACGAGATTGAAGCGGCAGAACTGGCGGGCGGAATGGCGATTGATGATTGGGCGGCGCTTGAACTGAAGTCCGGACGCCGCGCGGTAATTATTTCGGTTGGTGCGGATGGCGCGCTGGTTTACGATGAAAAGGGCAAGCGGCGGTTTGCGCCGTTTAAGGTTGATGTGGTGGATTCGACCGGCGCGGGTGATGCGTTTCGTGCCGGGCTGGTGGTGAGCCTTGCCGAAGGCCGGAGTCTGGATGAGGCGGTGCGGTTTGCCAATGCCTGCGGCGCGATTGCCTGCACGGTTCTTGGTGCCGAGCCTTCGATGCCAAGAAGGGAACAGGTGGAACTTTTGCTCAAGGAACAGGAGGGTGGTTATGCTCTTGATTGA
- a CDS encoding transaldolase, giving the protein MLLIDSANISEVERALKLGFVRGCTTNPILLSKVPDAPEAVIERLCQIVPGPVFYQLTGRTEAEKEQEARKFYQIAPDKIVLKIPATTENLALVTRLTPEIPCAATAVFSGYQTLLAIEAGCSYIIPYVNRATRLLGDGIKLVAELAAVIQATGKPVELVAASVKSPEEAVRAFIAGAHHLTLPLEVLLALGNHPLSDEAIAEFQKAVDSR; this is encoded by the coding sequence ATGCTCTTGATTGACAGCGCAAATATCAGTGAGGTAGAACGGGCACTAAAACTGGGATTTGTGCGGGGGTGTACGACCAATCCAATTCTGCTGTCAAAGGTGCCAGATGCGCCTGAAGCGGTGATTGAGAGGCTGTGCCAGATTGTGCCCGGTCCGGTGTTTTATCAGTTGACCGGCAGAACCGAGGCGGAAAAGGAGCAGGAGGCAAGGAAATTTTACCAGATTGCACCGGACAAAATTGTGTTGAAGATTCCGGCGACAACCGAAAATCTGGCGCTGGTCACGCGGCTCACACCGGAAATCCCCTGTGCCGCGACCGCGGTGTTCAGCGGTTATCAGACGCTTCTGGCGATTGAAGCCGGTTGCAGTTATATCATCCCCTATGTCAATCGGGCAACAAGGCTTTTGGGCGATGGGATAAAACTGGTTGCGGAGCTGGCAGCGGTGATTCAGGCGACCGGAAAACCGGTAGAGCTGGTTGCTGCCAGTGTCAAGTCACCAGAAGAGGCGGTGCGGGCTTTTATCGCGGGTGCACACCATCTGACCCTGCCCTTAGAGGTACTGCTGGCGCTGGGCAATCATCCCCTATCTGATGAGGCGATAGCAGAGTTTCAAAAGGCAGTGGATAGCAGATAA
- a CDS encoding glycosyltransferase, producing MRGPYLFKKIAFIGTYLPRKCGIATFTSDLYHSIIQEAPELNGLVVALNDTPEGYPYPEEVKFEVAQNNQDYYRQLAEFLNMTRVDLTCLQHEYGIFGGPAGGHILVTLRRLRMPIVTTLHTVLAEPSEQQRQVLEEICRVSERVVVMSERAVRFLKEIYQVPEKKIDFIHHGIPDMPFVDPNYYKDLFGVEGRRVILTFGLLSPNKGIEYMIDALPAIAARFPDVVYIVLGVTHPHVKREQGEEYRLRLQRRAREQGVDRNLIFYNQFVTLDELCQFLGAADIYVTPYLNPAQIVSGTLAYSMGVGKAVVSTPYWYAEEMLAEGRGRLVPFRDARALADTIVELFENETERHMMRKRAYAFGRMMVWKEVARGYLNSFQRAAEERMRAPLAVVPVQGSADPLDIDLPELNLNHLLTLTDDTGILQHARRTVPNLAEGYTTDDNARALLMVLRAQEVDTDKPFLNRLVRRYLAFIDFAFNRDNGRFRNFLTYERRWAEEAGSEDSQGRALWALGYAVSSATEDGVVALAMNLFASGLPAVELFTSPRAWAYTLLGLCAYSRRFPGDSNARRFREFLAERLLDLYKRNATEDWRWFESGLAYANARLSEALIVAGRELGKKEMVDAGLDSLRWLMAVQTAEQGHFVPVAHTGWHRGTARLRFDQQPIEAECTVEACYQAFLSTRDAKWREEMRRAFEWYLGRNDLGLPVYDYTTGGCHDGLHPDGVNGNEGAEATLSFIGALLTMRQAQATEES from the coding sequence ATGCGCGGTCCATATCTGTTTAAGAAGATAGCGTTTATCGGCACCTATCTGCCGCGAAAGTGCGGTATTGCGACGTTTACTTCGGACCTTTACCATTCAATAATTCAGGAGGCGCCAGAGTTGAATGGGCTGGTCGTGGCGCTGAATGATACGCCGGAGGGCTACCCTTATCCTGAAGAGGTGAAGTTCGAGGTTGCCCAGAACAATCAGGACTATTACCGGCAATTGGCGGAATTTCTAAATATGACCCGGGTTGATTTGACCTGTCTGCAGCATGAGTACGGGATATTTGGCGGACCCGCGGGTGGGCATATTTTGGTCACACTGCGCCGTTTGCGGATGCCGATTGTCACCACCCTGCACACGGTGCTTGCCGAGCCCAGTGAGCAGCAGCGCCAGGTTCTGGAGGAGATTTGCCGGGTTTCGGAACGGGTGGTGGTGATGAGTGAGCGGGCGGTGCGGTTTTTGAAAGAGATTTACCAGGTGCCGGAGAAAAAGATTGATTTTATCCATCACGGGATTCCGGATATGCCGTTTGTTGACCCGAACTACTACAAGGATTTGTTCGGGGTTGAAGGCCGGCGCGTGATTCTCACCTTCGGGCTTCTGTCACCCAACAAGGGGATTGAGTATATGATTGACGCCCTGCCGGCGATTGCCGCCCGGTTTCCCGATGTGGTGTACATTGTGCTTGGTGTTACCCATCCCCATGTGAAGCGGGAGCAGGGTGAGGAGTACCGGTTGCGGTTGCAACGCCGGGCGCGCGAGCAGGGGGTTGACCGAAATTTAATCTTTTACAATCAGTTTGTGACACTGGATGAGCTGTGCCAGTTTCTCGGTGCCGCCGACATCTATGTTACGCCCTATCTCAATCCGGCGCAGATAGTGTCCGGCACCCTTGCCTATTCAATGGGGGTTGGTAAGGCGGTGGTGTCAACCCCTTACTGGTATGCTGAGGAGATGTTAGCCGAAGGCAGGGGCAGGCTGGTGCCGTTTCGGGATGCCAGGGCGCTGGCAGACACGATTGTTGAGCTGTTTGAGAACGAGACCGAGCGCCATATGATGCGCAAGCGGGCTTACGCCTTTGGCCGGATGATGGTCTGGAAGGAGGTTGCCCGTGGCTATCTGAACTCATTTCAGCGAGCCGCAGAGGAACGGATGCGGGCGCCGCTGGCAGTGGTACCAGTACAGGGCAGTGCTGACCCGCTGGACATCGACCTGCCGGAGTTAAACCTGAATCACCTGTTAACCCTGACCGACGACACCGGCATCCTGCAGCACGCGCGGCGCACCGTGCCCAATCTTGCCGAAGGTTACACAACCGACGACAACGCCCGGGCGCTTTTGATGGTGCTAAGGGCGCAGGAGGTCGATACGGACAAGCCCTTTCTCAATCGACTGGTCCGGCGCTATCTGGCGTTTATCGATTTTGCATTTAACCGGGACAATGGGAGGTTTCGGAATTTTCTGACCTATGAGCGGCGCTGGGCAGAAGAGGCGGGTTCAGAAGACAGTCAGGGCCGGGCGCTCTGGGCACTGGGTTATGCGGTAAGTTCGGCAACTGAGGATGGTGTTGTGGCACTGGCGATGAATCTGTTCGCCTCAGGCTTACCCGCGGTTGAGCTTTTTACCAGCCCCCGTGCCTGGGCTTACACCCTGCTCGGGCTGTGTGCCTATAGCCGGCGTTTCCCCGGGGACAGTAATGCGCGGCGGTTTCGGGAGTTTCTTGCCGAACGGCTGCTCGACTTATACAAGAGAAATGCGACCGAGGATTGGCGCTGGTTTGAGTCGGGCCTTGCCTATGCGAACGCCCGGTTGAGCGAAGCGCTGATTGTGGCGGGCCGGGAACTGGGGAAAAAGGAGATGGTTGATGCCGGGCTGGACTCTTTGCGCTGGTTGATGGCGGTACAGACTGCAGAGCAGGGGCACTTTGTCCCGGTTGCCCATACCGGCTGGCATCGGGGAACAGCGCGGCTGCGGTTTGACCAGCAGCCGATTGAGGCGGAGTGCACGGTGGAGGCGTGCTATCAGGCGTTTTTAAGCACCCGGGATGCAAAGTGGCGGGAGGAGATGCGTCGGGCGTTTGAGTGGTATCTGGGGCGTAACGACCTCGGCTTACCGGTTTACGATTACACGACCGGCGGCTGCCACGATGGGCTGCATCCTGATGGGGTCAATGGTAATGAAGGTGCCGAGGCGACGCTGTCGTTTATCGGTGCCCTGTTGACAATGCGGCAGGCACAGGCGACGGAGGAGAGTTGA
- a CDS encoding glycosidase translates to MEQDRQLLLRRWEKNPILTAADWPYTVNTVFNPGAVLLPDGTTLLLCRVEDRRGISHLCVARSANGIDNWEIEPEPSFAPDPSRFPEELWGVEDPRITYVEELGKYAITYTAYSRAGPAVALALTRDFKEYERLGVVMPPADKDAALLPRRFNGYWLMVHRPTTSLGAHIYISQSPDLIHWGRHHLVIPARQGAWWDASRVGLATPPMETPQGWLIFYHGVKDTPSGSIYRVGLALLDLEQPWRCVRRGSEWIFGPVKPYERMGDVSSVVFPCGAVLEPDGDTLRVYYGAADTSICLATASLKELLDWLEAHTSETCEMPGERMIT, encoded by the coding sequence ATTGAGCAGGACCGGCAGTTGTTACTCCGGCGCTGGGAGAAGAATCCAATACTGACCGCCGCGGACTGGCCCTATACGGTGAACACCGTGTTCAATCCGGGCGCAGTGCTGCTGCCCGATGGCACAACCCTGCTTCTGTGCCGGGTTGAGGACCGGCGCGGGATTTCGCACTTATGTGTTGCCCGTTCCGCCAACGGTATTGACAACTGGGAGATTGAACCGGAGCCCAGTTTTGCGCCCGACCCGAGCCGATTTCCAGAGGAGTTGTGGGGAGTTGAAGACCCGCGCATCACCTATGTCGAGGAACTGGGAAAGTATGCCATTACCTATACCGCCTACTCGCGAGCCGGTCCAGCGGTGGCGCTGGCGCTGACCCGGGACTTCAAGGAGTACGAGCGGCTGGGTGTGGTGATGCCACCAGCGGACAAAGATGCGGCACTATTGCCCCGGCGGTTCAATGGCTACTGGTTGATGGTGCACCGACCAACAACATCGCTCGGTGCCCACATTTACATCTCCCAGTCGCCCGATTTGATTCACTGGGGCCGACATCATCTGGTGATTCCGGCGCGGCAGGGTGCCTGGTGGGATGCCAGTCGAGTTGGGCTGGCAACACCACCGATGGAAACACCGCAGGGCTGGCTGATTTTTTACCACGGGGTCAAAGATACACCGAGCGGTTCAATTTACCGGGTTGGTCTGGCGCTACTGGACTTAGAGCAACCCTGGCGCTGTGTGCGGCGGGGCAGTGAATGGATATTCGGTCCGGTGAAGCCTTACGAACGGATGGGCGATGTGTCAAGTGTTGTCTTTCCCTGTGGCGCGGTACTGGAGCCGGATGGTGATACCCTGCGGGTTTACTATGGCGCCGCGGACACCTCAATCTGTCTTGCCACGGCGAGTCTCAAAGAGTTACTGGACTGGCTGGAGGCGCACACCTCAGAAACCTGTGAGATGCCGGGCGAGCGGATGATTACTTAA
- a CDS encoding PrsW family intramembrane metalloprotease, whose amino-acid sequence MVWLLILAILPGIALMLFFYFRDKYKKEPFGPIFIAFLLGAIVTLPASATSSLIQRLTGWFTPPLTITKIFLGAFLIAGLVEEFWKFFVVRFYCYHRPEFDEPYDGILYSTAVALGFATLENILYIFGTTATGPIRTGVMRALLAVPSHAFYGVLMGYFLGEAKFAPTETRANLLGLFGLFLAICAHGIYDFVVVTLAQRPLLIGSLIVFSVLVWVVFFELTRRQAEQSAHQSAKLAALKKGPPPEDPSR is encoded by the coding sequence ATGGTCTGGCTGCTGATTCTGGCGATTCTCCCCGGTATCGCCCTGATGCTATTTTTCTATTTCCGGGACAAATACAAAAAAGAGCCCTTTGGCCCCATCTTTATCGCCTTCCTGCTCGGCGCAATTGTAACCCTGCCGGCATCCGCCACATCTTCCCTTATTCAGCGTCTCACCGGTTGGTTTACTCCGCCTTTAACCATTACCAAAATCTTTCTCGGCGCCTTTCTCATTGCCGGGCTGGTAGAGGAGTTCTGGAAGTTCTTTGTTGTCCGTTTCTACTGCTATCACCGGCCCGAGTTTGACGAACCCTATGATGGTATCCTCTATTCCACGGCGGTGGCGCTCGGTTTTGCCACCCTTGAAAACATCCTTTACATATTCGGCACCACCGCTACCGGGCCCATTCGCACCGGCGTAATGCGCGCCCTACTGGCGGTTCCCAGCCACGCCTTCTACGGCGTCTTAATGGGTTACTTCCTTGGTGAGGCAAAGTTTGCCCCAACCGAGACTAGAGCGAATCTCCTTGGTCTCTTCGGGCTCTTTTTGGCAATCTGTGCCCACGGCATCTACGACTTTGTTGTTGTCACCCTTGCCCAGCGCCCGCTCCTTATCGGCAGCCTCATTGTATTCTCGGTCCTTGTCTGGGTAGTATTCTTTGAACTCACCCGGCGCCAGGCAGAACAGTCCGCCCATCAGTCAGCAAAACTCGCCGCCCTGAAAAAGGGCCCGCCACCCGAAGACCCTTCTCGCTAA
- a CDS encoding glycosyltransferase family 4 protein, with protein sequence MRILVVNWRCIRNPEAGGAEVYFQEVFRRLVARGHSVTLLCERFKGAAAEEEIDGIRILRRGGKWTFNFTVYRQLSRIVAEGDYDVVVDDLNKIPFYSPWFVKKPVAVLLMHLFRGSIFKEVFAPLAGYVYLTESMIPLAYKGCRFAVLSESSKRDVVRLGINPEMVTVVPPGTDFEKFKPDPAVQREPVVLHVGRLKKYKSTDHLLYAARILQERGRQFRVVIVGTGDDLPRLKELSRKLGIQDTVVFTGFVPEEEKVKWYQRSAVLVESSIKEGWGLIVMEANGCGTPVVVARSPGLVDSSRDGVNGLFYTYGNVKELADKIDRLLQDEELRSRLGAQAIDWARQWTWDGAADKIEKMLLQTVEERKDGCG encoded by the coding sequence ATGCGGATACTTGTTGTCAACTGGCGGTGTATTCGGAATCCGGAGGCGGGTGGCGCCGAGGTCTATTTTCAGGAGGTTTTTCGGCGGCTGGTGGCGCGCGGGCACAGCGTGACCCTGTTGTGTGAACGGTTCAAAGGTGCAGCGGCAGAAGAGGAGATTGATGGGATAAGGATTTTGCGCCGGGGTGGAAAGTGGACTTTTAATTTCACCGTTTACCGGCAGTTGAGCCGAATCGTGGCTGAGGGCGATTACGATGTTGTGGTGGACGATTTGAATAAGATTCCGTTTTATTCGCCCTGGTTTGTGAAGAAGCCGGTGGCGGTGCTTTTGATGCACCTTTTCCGGGGGAGTATTTTTAAGGAGGTTTTCGCACCGCTTGCCGGTTATGTTTACCTGACCGAGAGTATGATTCCGCTGGCGTACAAGGGGTGCCGTTTTGCGGTGTTGTCAGAGAGCTCAAAGCGGGATGTGGTGCGACTGGGCATTAACCCGGAAATGGTTACCGTGGTGCCGCCGGGCACCGATTTTGAGAAGTTTAAGCCCGACCCCGCGGTACAGCGGGAACCGGTGGTGCTTCATGTCGGCAGGTTAAAGAAGTACAAGTCAACCGACCATCTGCTTTATGCGGCGCGGATTTTGCAGGAGCGGGGCCGGCAGTTCAGGGTGGTAATTGTCGGTACGGGTGACGATTTACCCCGTCTGAAGGAACTGAGCAGGAAACTGGGCATCCAGGATACGGTGGTCTTTACCGGTTTTGTTCCGGAAGAGGAGAAGGTCAAATGGTATCAACGCAGTGCGGTGTTGGTTGAGAGTTCAATCAAAGAGGGGTGGGGGTTGATTGTGATGGAGGCGAACGGTTGCGGCACGCCGGTGGTTGTTGCCCGCTCACCCGGTCTGGTGGACTCTTCGCGCGATGGGGTCAACGGACTTTTTTACACTTATGGTAATGTTAAAGAGCTGGCGGATAAGATTGACCGGCTTTTACAGGATGAGGAGTTGCGGTCCCGGCTGGGTGCGCAGGCGATTGATTGGGCGCGGCAGTGGACCTGGGACGGTGCCGCGGATAAAATTGAAAAGATGCTTTTGCAAACAGTAGAGGAGAGAAAAGATGGGTGCGGATAG
- a CDS encoding ABC transporter ATP-binding protein, protein MGADSMPMALECQNVVKKFRRGKGLKRRILRALDGATLSLRSGELFGLLGPNGAGKTTLVRCIATLLIPDEGTIRLFGHDVFKDTLFCRQQIGLLTSGERTLYWKLSARDNLKFFAALYGLSGKERDRRIEYLLELLGLKEVANERLERYSSGMKQKVSLARAMLHDPKLLLLDEPTLGLDPQFGRFIRQFIKEELNQKQGKTILLTTHYMDEADELCERIAFINRGKIVGIKSPEEFKRDIPHKEVLSVRCQGVVDISRLQALPGVERLSTESRDGVTTVKILAPRAEGILSDVIEAVRTNAKILTIDVQEPTLEDVFIYMTGTSLAADTTEE, encoded by the coding sequence ATGGGTGCGGATAGTATGCCGATGGCACTCGAGTGCCAGAATGTGGTCAAGAAGTTCCGCCGGGGTAAGGGTTTGAAGCGGCGGATATTAAGGGCGCTGGATGGCGCAACTTTGTCCCTGCGCTCGGGTGAGCTTTTTGGACTTTTGGGACCGAACGGTGCCGGCAAGACGACCCTGGTGCGCTGTATCGCCACGCTTTTGATACCCGATGAGGGGACAATTCGGCTTTTCGGGCACGATGTTTTCAAGGATACGCTTTTCTGCCGGCAGCAAATCGGGCTCTTGACTTCGGGTGAGCGGACGCTCTACTGGAAACTTTCCGCCCGGGACAATCTGAAGTTCTTTGCCGCGCTGTACGGGCTTTCGGGTAAGGAGCGCGACCGGCGGATTGAGTACCTCTTAGAGCTGCTGGGACTGAAGGAGGTGGCAAACGAGCGACTGGAGCGTTACTCCTCGGGAATGAAACAGAAGGTAAGTCTGGCACGGGCGATGCTGCACGACCCCAAACTTTTACTTCTGGACGAGCCAACGCTTGGACTGGACCCGCAGTTTGGCAGATTTATCCGCCAGTTTATCAAGGAGGAGTTGAACCAAAAGCAGGGCAAGACGATTCTTTTAACCACCCATTATATGGATGAGGCGGATGAGTTGTGTGAGCGGATCGCCTTTATCAACCGCGGTAAGATTGTTGGCATCAAGTCGCCGGAGGAGTTCAAGCGGGACATCCCTCACAAAGAGGTTCTTTCGGTGCGCTGTCAGGGCGTCGTGGATATCAGCCGATTGCAGGCGCTGCCCGGGGTGGAGAGGTTGAGCACTGAGAGCCGGGATGGTGTGACAACGGTGAAGATTCTTGCCCCACGGGCGGAGGGGATTTTGAGCGATGTGATTGAGGCGGTGCGGACTAATGCGAAGATTCTGACGATTGATGTCCAGGAGCCGACCTTGGAGGATGTTTTTATCTATATGACCGGCACCTCACTGGCGGCGGACACAACCGAGGAGTGA